In the genome of Candidatus Eremiobacteraceae bacterium, one region contains:
- the secY gene encoding preprotein translocase subunit SecY — MTIWRNLANALVVPEIRNRILFVFGAFAVFVLMVHVQVPYVDIAKWQTILNQGQFLNFLGFLSGGALQRFSVLAMGITPYINASIIMQLFTVVFPEIKELMQHGGEEGRKKVGLWTRWLTVVLALLQATTMVVALNRAGVFLRTDIFYLVMVVLTLTAGTVWLMWLGEQITDRGIGNGVSLIIFVGIILRYPTYFSQTLALGEKGALPYAGVAIFIIIAAISLISIIFMYQGQRRVPVQYARRVVGRKVYGGRSTYIPLRLNNAGVISIIFAISILLFPQQISQWGAQSGVAWMRGFSDFMTLYFNYGGVLYNLVYFLLVVGFTFFYSEVVVNINDIGDSLKKQGGFIPGIRPGKPTTDYLNKILNRITVVAAVYLGLLAILPNVSQNFTHVTTFYLGSTSLLIVVGVALDTMNQIEARLAMRDYRGFIKQ, encoded by the coding sequence ATGACGATTTGGCGTAACCTAGCGAACGCACTTGTGGTCCCAGAGATCCGTAACCGGATCCTGTTCGTGTTCGGCGCGTTTGCGGTGTTCGTGCTCATGGTTCACGTCCAAGTGCCGTACGTCGACATCGCAAAGTGGCAGACCATCCTCAATCAAGGTCAATTCTTGAACTTCCTCGGGTTCCTATCGGGCGGCGCGCTGCAGCGCTTCTCCGTGCTCGCGATGGGCATCACGCCCTACATCAACGCGAGCATCATCATGCAATTGTTCACCGTGGTGTTCCCTGAGATCAAGGAGCTGATGCAGCACGGCGGTGAGGAAGGACGCAAGAAAGTCGGTCTGTGGACCCGTTGGCTGACCGTTGTGTTGGCGCTGCTGCAGGCCACCACCATGGTCGTCGCGCTCAATCGCGCGGGCGTGTTCTTGCGCACCGACATATTCTATCTGGTCATGGTCGTGCTCACGCTCACCGCCGGCACGGTGTGGCTCATGTGGCTCGGCGAACAGATCACCGACCGCGGCATCGGCAACGGCGTCTCGCTGATCATCTTCGTGGGCATCATCCTGCGCTACCCGACCTACTTCAGCCAGACGCTTGCGCTCGGCGAAAAGGGTGCGTTGCCGTATGCAGGCGTGGCCATCTTCATCATCATCGCGGCCATCTCGCTGATCTCCATCATCTTCATGTATCAGGGCCAGCGCCGCGTGCCGGTGCAGTACGCACGGCGCGTCGTGGGACGCAAGGTCTACGGCGGACGAAGCACCTACATCCCGCTGCGCTTGAATAACGCGGGCGTGATCTCGATCATCTTCGCGATCTCGATCCTGCTCTTCCCACAGCAGATATCGCAGTGGGGAGCGCAGAGCGGGGTGGCCTGGATGCGCGGCTTCAGCGACTTCATGACCCTGTACTTCAACTACGGCGGCGTCCTCTACAATCTCGTCTACTTCTTGCTCGTCGTGGGCTTCACGTTCTTCTATAGCGAAGTCGTGGTGAACATCAATGATATCGGCGATTCCCTGAAAAAGCAGGGCGGGTTCATCCCTGGCATCCGGCCCGGAAAGCCCACCACCGATTACCTGAACAAGATCCTCAACCGCATCACGGTCGTCGCCGCGGTCTACCTCGGCTTGCTCGCCATCTTGCCGAACGTCTCGCAGAATTTCACGCACGTCACCACGTTCTATCTTGGAAGCACGTCACTGCTCATCGTCGTCGGCGTGGCGCTCGACACGATGAACCAGATCGAAGCGCGTCTTGCCATGCGTGACTATCGCGGGTTCATCAAACAATGA
- the rplO gene encoding 50S ribosomal protein L15, with translation MKLSELKPAPGSNTKRTRVGRGHGSGMVKTSGGGGKGQTVRSGGGKGPNFEGGQTPWHRRLPHRRGVSQKARSTQIFRTEYAVVNLCDLENWNVKEIISPESLADAGLVTKRKDGVKILAAGDAPKGLKFRDVAFSAPARAKLEAAGATFEE, from the coding sequence GTGAAACTGTCGGAGCTTAAGCCGGCACCCGGCTCGAACACCAAGCGCACGCGCGTCGGCCGCGGCCACGGCAGCGGCATGGTCAAGACCTCGGGTGGCGGCGGCAAAGGTCAGACCGTGCGCTCCGGCGGCGGCAAAGGTCCGAACTTTGAAGGCGGCCAGACCCCGTGGCACCGCCGTCTTCCACATCGCCGCGGCGTGTCGCAGAAGGCGCGCTCGACGCAGATCTTCCGCACCGAGTACGCGGTGGTGAACCTCTGCGATCTCGAAAACTGGAATGTCAAAGAAATCATCAGCCCCGAGTCGCTTGCCGATGCAGGCCTCGTCACCAAGCGCAAGGACGGCGTGAAGATCCTTGCGGCCGGCGATGCCCCGAAGGGTTTGAAGTTCCGCGATGTCGCTTTTTCGGCGCCGGCTCGAGCGAAGCTCGAAGCCGCCGGCGCCACGTTTGAGGAATGA
- the rpsE gene encoding 30S ribosomal protein S5, with product MARISDGSGLEETVVRVNRVAKVVKGGKRFSFSALVVVGDRQGRVGYGIGKAREVPEAIRKGVEAARKALISVPMVERTIPHPVEIHVGAGHVIMRPASKGTGVIAGGAMRAVLELAGVHDILTKSLGTNNPINVIQATVAGLKSLRTVEEVAKMRGKTVDEILGRNMESETVGA from the coding sequence ATGGCTCGTATTTCGGACGGTTCGGGGCTCGAGGAGACGGTCGTACGCGTCAACCGCGTCGCCAAAGTCGTCAAGGGCGGCAAGCGCTTTTCGTTCTCCGCGCTCGTCGTGGTCGGCGATCGCCAAGGCCGCGTTGGCTATGGCATCGGCAAGGCACGTGAGGTGCCGGAAGCCATCCGCAAGGGCGTCGAGGCCGCGCGCAAAGCATTGATCAGCGTACCCATGGTCGAACGCACGATTCCGCACCCCGTAGAGATCCACGTCGGCGCGGGCCACGTCATCATGCGGCCCGCGAGCAAAGGAACGGGCGTCATCGCGGGCGGCGCGATGCGCGCTGTGCTCGAACTCGCCGGCGTGCACGACATCCTCACAAAATCGCTAGGCACCAACAATCCGATCAACGTCATTCAGGCGACGGTCGCCGGATTGAAATCCTTGCGCACGGTCGAAGAAGTCGCGAAGATGCGCGGCAAGACCGTCGATGAGATCCTCGGAAGGAACATGGAAAGTGAAACTGTCGGAGCTTAA
- the rplR gene encoding 50S ribosomal protein L18, with protein sequence MSTSSRNALRVRRHARVRKRINGTDERPRLSVFRSLHHLYAQLIDDRSGATLASASTREKEVGGGKTSCSNCSSAEKVGAVIAERAKAKGITAVVFDRGGYKYHGRIKALADAARGAGLEF encoded by the coding sequence ATGAGCACTTCGAGTCGCAACGCGCTTCGCGTCCGGCGCCACGCGCGCGTGCGCAAACGCATCAACGGCACGGACGAGCGCCCGCGCTTGTCGGTGTTCCGTAGCCTGCACCATCTCTACGCGCAGTTGATCGACGATCGCAGCGGCGCCACGCTCGCGTCCGCATCGACGCGCGAAAAAGAAGTGGGCGGCGGCAAGACGTCGTGCTCGAACTGCTCTTCGGCAGAAAAGGTGGGCGCGGTCATCGCCGAGCGGGCGAAGGCGAAAGGTATAACGGCGGTCGTGTTCGATCGCGGCGGTTACAAATATCACGGCCGGATCAAGGCCCTGGCCGATGCGGCGCGCGGCGCCGGTTTGGAGTTCTAA
- the rplF gene encoding 50S ribosomal protein L6: MSRIGRAPINIPSGVDIALRERAVTVKGPKGELSLTLADPMEVRIDGSVVTVMRPDDAQRNRQLHGLTRTLIANMVGGVTKGFTRLLEIQGVGYRAQMQGGKLNLQLGFSHPVVVEPPAGLTISVEGTNKITVSGADKQAVGQLAAQIRGIRPPEPYKGKGIRHEGEYVRRKLGKAGKTGGKK; this comes from the coding sequence ATGAGCAGAATCGGGCGCGCGCCCATCAACATTCCCTCCGGGGTCGACATCGCACTGCGCGAACGCGCGGTGACGGTCAAGGGACCCAAGGGCGAACTTTCTCTGACGTTGGCAGATCCCATGGAAGTGCGGATCGACGGCTCTGTGGTGACGGTCATGCGGCCGGACGACGCGCAGCGCAACCGTCAGCTCCATGGTCTCACTCGAACGCTGATCGCAAACATGGTGGGCGGCGTCACGAAGGGCTTCACGCGGTTGCTTGAGATCCAGGGCGTCGGCTACCGCGCGCAGATGCAGGGCGGTAAACTCAACCTGCAGCTCGGCTTCTCGCATCCGGTCGTGGTCGAGCCGCCCGCAGGACTGACGATCTCAGTCGAGGGCACGAACAAGATAACGGTTTCGGGCGCGGACAAACAAGCGGTCGGACAACTCGCGGCGCAGATCCGCGGCATCCGGCCCCCCGAACCATACAAGGGTAAGGGCATCCGGCACGAAGGCGAATACGTGCGGCGCAAGCTGGGCAAAGCCGGCAAGACAGGCGGTAAGAAATAA
- the rpsH gene encoding 30S ribosomal protein S8, whose product MVTDPVADMLARIKNANTAFHERVDVPASRLKKEIAKLLKAEGFIKSYELVTGEPRDVIRITLKYGQNRERVINGLQRISKPGLRIYSPKGEIPKCMGGLGLVILSTSKGVMSGRQAKRNGCGGEVMAFVW is encoded by the coding sequence ATGGTAACCGATCCCGTCGCGGACATGCTCGCCCGAATCAAGAACGCGAACACGGCGTTTCACGAGCGCGTCGACGTGCCCGCCTCGCGCCTGAAGAAGGAGATCGCAAAGCTCCTCAAGGCCGAAGGCTTTATCAAAAGCTACGAACTCGTCACGGGCGAACCGCGCGACGTCATCCGCATCACGCTCAAATACGGACAAAACCGCGAGCGGGTGATCAACGGATTGCAGCGCATCAGCAAGCCCGGTTTGCGGATTTACTCGCCGAAAGGCGAGATCCCGAAGTGCATGGGCGGCCTGGGCCTCGTCATCCTTTCGACATCGAAAGGTGTGATGAGCGGCCGGCAGGCCAAGCGCAACGGATGCGGCGGCGAAGTCATGGCGTTCGTGTGGTAG
- a CDS encoding type Z 30S ribosomal protein S14 — MAKTSLIEKSKRKPKFKVRQHNRCRACGRPRGFLRKFGLCRICFREHAHKGNIPGVTKASW, encoded by the coding sequence ATGGCCAAGACCAGTCTGATCGAAAAAAGCAAGCGCAAACCGAAGTTCAAGGTTCGTCAGCACAACCGGTGTCGCGCCTGCGGCCGGCCGCGCGGCTTCTTGCGCAAGTTCGGCTTGTGCCGGATATGCTTCCGCGAGCACGCGCACAAAGGCAACATCCCGGGCGTCACCAAGGCGTCGTGGTAA
- the rplE gene encoding 50S ribosomal protein L5, translating into MNRLRERYMKSVVPNLRKRLGVENPMRIPKLMKIVVNMGVGEAVANPKAIDGAVSDLTAITGQKPLVTRATKSIAVYKLREGMQIGAKVTLRGERMYAFFDKLVNIVLPRIRDFRGMSRTSLDGRGNYALGLKEQLVFPEINYDKVDAVRGMDIVIVTSAQTDEEALAFLEEMGMPLRKEGSAA; encoded by the coding sequence ATGAACAGATTACGAGAGCGTTACATGAAATCCGTGGTGCCCAATCTGCGCAAGCGGTTGGGGGTTGAGAATCCCATGCGCATTCCGAAGCTCATGAAGATCGTCGTGAACATGGGCGTCGGCGAAGCCGTCGCAAATCCGAAGGCCATCGACGGAGCCGTCTCCGATCTCACCGCGATCACGGGTCAAAAGCCGCTGGTCACCCGCGCGACCAAGTCGATCGCGGTCTACAAGCTGCGCGAAGGGATGCAGATCGGCGCCAAAGTCACGCTGCGTGGTGAACGGATGTATGCCTTCTTCGACAAGCTCGTCAACATCGTGCTGCCGCGCATACGAGATTTCCGGGGCATGTCGCGCACGTCGCTCGATGGCCGCGGCAATTACGCGCTTGGCCTCAAAGAGCAATTGGTGTTCCCCGAGATCAACTACGACAAGGTGGACGCCGTCCGCGGTATGGACATCGTCATCGTCACGTCGGCGCAGACCGACGAAGAAGCGCTGGCGTTCCTCGAAGAGATGGGCATGCCGCTGCGCAAGGAAGGGAGTGCCGCCTGA
- the rplX gene encoding 50S ribosomal protein L24 produces the protein MSKLRLAAGDTVVVLAGKDKGKQGKIKLVQASIAKIEVEGVNVVKRHSKPTPKNQKGGILEKELPMPISKVMYVCPKCLKPTKIAFAIKGESRERLCRRCGEPADRPVKA, from the coding sequence ATGTCGAAACTCAGATTGGCCGCCGGCGATACCGTGGTCGTGCTTGCCGGCAAAGACAAGGGCAAGCAGGGCAAGATCAAGCTCGTACAAGCGAGCATCGCCAAGATCGAAGTTGAAGGCGTGAATGTCGTCAAGCGGCACTCGAAGCCGACCCCGAAGAACCAGAAGGGCGGCATCTTGGAGAAAGAGCTCCCGATGCCGATCAGCAAGGTCATGTACGTGTGTCCGAAGTGCCTCAAGCCCACCAAGATCGCGTTCGCGATCAAGGGCGAGTCGCGCGAACGGCTCTGCCGGCGTTGCGGCGAGCCGGCGGACCGGCCGGTGAAGGCGTAG
- the rplN gene encoding 50S ribosomal protein L14, with the protein MIQAQTRLKVADNSGARELMVFHVSGGSRHPYAYVGDIVVASVKSAIPGAAVKKGNVVKAVIVRQKKKMRRPDGSFIKFDENAAVLINDQMNPRGTRIFGPVARELRDRDFMKIVSLAPEVL; encoded by the coding sequence GTGATCCAGGCACAAACGCGGCTAAAGGTCGCAGACAATTCGGGCGCGCGCGAATTGATGGTATTCCACGTGTCGGGCGGTTCACGCCATCCGTACGCGTACGTCGGCGATATAGTCGTCGCGTCGGTCAAGAGCGCCATCCCGGGCGCCGCCGTCAAGAAAGGCAACGTCGTCAAAGCCGTAATCGTCCGTCAGAAGAAGAAGATGCGCCGGCCCGACGGCTCGTTCATAAAGTTCGACGAAAATGCGGCCGTGCTCATCAACGACCAGATGAATCCGCGCGGTACGCGCATCTTCGGTCCAGTCGCGCGCGAGCTGCGCGACCGCGACTTCATGAAGATCGTCTCGCTTGCCCCGGAGGTCCTGTAG
- the rpsQ gene encoding 30S ribosomal protein S17 has protein sequence MEQSETTAAARSQRRTKVGRVASNKMTKTIVVVTDTPMPHPAYGKILHRSARFLAHDEKGEAAVGDTVKIMETRPMSARKRWRLIEIVEKAK, from the coding sequence ATGGAACAAAGCGAAACGACGGCTGCCGCGCGCTCGCAACGGCGAACTAAGGTCGGTCGCGTTGCGAGCAATAAGATGACGAAGACGATCGTCGTGGTCACGGACACGCCCATGCCGCATCCGGCGTATGGCAAGATCCTGCACCGCTCCGCGCGCTTTCTCGCACACGACGAGAAGGGTGAAGCGGCCGTGGGCGACACCGTCAAAATCATGGAGACGCGGCCGATGAGCGCGCGCAAGCGCTGGCGGCTGATCGAGATCGTGGAGAAGGCCAAGTGA
- the rpmC gene encoding 50S ribosomal protein L29, which yields MKSNELHSWRELTDGELAEKLAATKEELFNLRFQLVTGHLENHTMVEKLRRDIARVHTILAERKLAG from the coding sequence TTGAAATCTAACGAATTGCACAGTTGGCGCGAATTGACCGACGGCGAATTGGCCGAGAAACTCGCCGCCACCAAAGAAGAGCTGTTCAACTTGCGCTTCCAATTGGTGACCGGACATCTCGAGAACCACACGATGGTGGAGAAGCTGCGCCGGGACATCGCGCGCGTCCACACCATTCTCGCCGAACGGAAACTTGCAGGATGA
- the rplP gene encoding 50S ribosomal protein L16, whose translation MLMPKRVKHRKVQRGRMKGQAQSGNSLTFGEFGLQSLEPCWITNRQIEAARIAMTRHIKRGGKVWITIFPDKSFTKKPAETRQGSGKGQPEGWVAVVRPGRVMFELSGVDELVARQALRLAAFKLPIRTKVLTREGAGDGLEI comes from the coding sequence ATGTTGATGCCCAAGCGCGTCAAGCACCGCAAAGTGCAACGCGGACGGATGAAGGGTCAAGCCCAGAGCGGCAACTCGCTGACCTTCGGCGAGTTCGGTCTGCAATCGCTTGAGCCGTGCTGGATCACAAACCGGCAGATAGAAGCCGCTCGTATCGCGATGACCCGCCACATCAAACGCGGCGGCAAGGTTTGGATCACGATATTCCCCGACAAATCGTTCACGAAGAAACCCGCCGAGACTCGTCAGGGTTCCGGCAAGGGTCAGCCCGAGGGTTGGGTTGCGGTCGTGCGGCCGGGGCGCGTTATGTTCGAACTGTCCGGCGTGGACGAGCTGGTGGCAAGACAAGCATTGCGCTTGGCGGCATTCAAATTGCCGATCCGCACCAAAGTATTGACGCGTGAAGGGGCGGGTGACGGTCTTGAAATCTAA